The Pseudodesulfovibrio sediminis genome includes the window GAATGCAGCCGTGCCGCGGCCTGAAGGCAAACTTGCAGTGGCCGGATTCACCAATCCGACCCGCAATTGGGAGCTGCTGGCAGGCTATCTCGATGAAGAGGGCAAGCCCGCTCCCGAAGGAACCGTTGAAACTCTGGACATGATTCTGGCAGATACACTGCGGAAACATCAGGTCTTTGATTACATCACGCCTCCGGCAGTGGAGCATTGTGAAGACGTGGTGGTCTTTGAAGACGGTGGCTTGCCCAAGCTGTCGGCCTGGAAATATTGGCTCGGTGTGGCCAAGTGCATGGATGTCGACTATCTGTTGGTGCCGCAGCTCACCACCTGGCGCGAGCGGGTGGGCAGTGCTGGCGGCGTTGAATCCCCTGCGTCCGTGGCCATTGATTTCTATCTCATCAGCGTGAAGGAAGAGCGGATGATTCGCTCCCGCTATGAGGAGACTCAGCAGGCGCTGCTGGACAACCTGTTTGAAGCAGGTAAATTCGCTGATCGTGGCGGTAAATGGGTGACTGCAACCCGACTCGCTTCCGATGGCATTGAAGAAAAACTCATGGAACTTGGATTATGATTCTTTTCCCCGCTGTTGATATCAAGAACGGTGAATGCGTTCGTCTTGCCCAGGGCAAGGAAGACCAGGTCACCGTCTTTGCCGCCGACCCTGTTGCCCAGGCCCGGAACTGGGCAGAGCTCGGCTCTCGTTTTCTCCATGTCGTTGATCTGGATGGCGCTTTCTCCGGGCTGCCGAAGAATTTTGACCTGATCAAATCCATCTGTTCCGAGATTGCGATTCCGGTGCAGCTTGGCGGTGGTATCCGTGATATCGCCACAGCCGAGAAATATATTGAAGCCGGTGTGAACAGGCTGATCATAGGTACCATGGCGCTGGAAGATCCCGATCTTTTTTCCGATCTGTGCAAGGCTTTGCCGGGCCGGATCGGTGTTTCTCTGGATGCCGTTGACGGCAAGCTCAAAACCAAGGGTTGGGTTGAGGACGCCGGGCTGACCATGGATGACGTATTGCCTCGTCTGGAGGCTGACGGTATCGCCTTTATCGTATACACGGATATTTCCCGTGACGGTATGCAGACCGGCGTCAACGTGGACGGACTGGCCTCCTTGTGTGCCAAAACGTCTGTGCCTGTCATCGCTGCCGGTGGTGTGCACACCTTGGATGACATCAAGAATCTCTACCCTCTGTCTAAAAATGGGTTGGAGGGCGCAATCTCGGGTCGGGCCATCTATGTCGGCACATTGGATGTCAAAGAGGCCAACGATTGGATTGACGCACAGTAGCGTGAACTAATTTAGGATGCTCCGGTATACGGGGTGGACTTGGAATACAGCAAGTCCCCGGCAGTCGCTGACTGCCGGGGACTTTTTTTAGGCACCGATTTTCGTGGGCATGCAGACACTGGTGAATGGCTGAATCAGGCCGTCTGTTCCTCAGGAACGTCTTTGGCTCTGGATGCCATGTTCATATTGAAATAGGTTGATGAGGCCTGCCGATTTCCGTGTCCCTTTATTGAGCTCGTGTGATCTCAGGGGGCCAATTAAAAGGGGAGCCATGTGGCTCCCCTTGTGTT containing:
- the hisA gene encoding 1-(5-phosphoribosyl)-5-[(5-phosphoribosylamino)methylideneamino]imidazole-4-carboxamide isomerase → MILFPAVDIKNGECVRLAQGKEDQVTVFAADPVAQARNWAELGSRFLHVVDLDGAFSGLPKNFDLIKSICSEIAIPVQLGGGIRDIATAEKYIEAGVNRLIIGTMALEDPDLFSDLCKALPGRIGVSLDAVDGKLKTKGWVEDAGLTMDDVLPRLEADGIAFIVYTDISRDGMQTGVNVDGLASLCAKTSVPVIAAGGVHTLDDIKNLYPLSKNGLEGAISGRAIYVGTLDVKEANDWIDAQ